A region from the Flavobacterium enshiense genome encodes:
- a CDS encoding OsmC family protein: MSNRIVTINGVSGSDNQFLVKNNNFNIVISNSVSGESGEGPSPTDYLLAGFAGSINAVGLIVAKELGIELQSLEVEIVGELETKKIEGLQTRSRAGFRKIEVLVKPVSEAPLTLLKEWIDTVKERCPLRDNLMNSTPVMLTLLKEYNQHNAA; encoded by the coding sequence ATGAGTAATAGAATTGTAACCATAAATGGTGTTTCGGGATCCGACAATCAGTTCCTGGTAAAAAACAACAATTTCAATATTGTTATCAGTAACTCGGTTTCAGGAGAGTCCGGTGAAGGACCGAGTCCAACCGATTACCTTCTGGCGGGTTTTGCCGGAAGTATCAATGCCGTAGGTCTGATTGTGGCGAAAGAATTGGGCATTGAATTGCAATCTCTGGAAGTGGAAATTGTCGGCGAACTTGAAACCAAAAAAATCGAAGGGCTGCAAACCCGTTCCAGGGCTGGTTTCAGGAAAATTGAAGTGCTTGTGAAGCCTGTTTCCGAGGCACCGCTTACGCTATTAAAGGAATGGATAGATACCGTAAAAGAAAGATGTCCACTGCGTGATAATCTCATGAATTCCACGCCGGTCATGCTGACTTTATTGAAAGAATACAATCAGCACAATGCTGCTTAG
- a CDS encoding alpha/beta fold hydrolase: MNGLQRTDVFDFTLENGVNKGWVPLYYQVFGQPIGTAPVVLVNHALTGNSQVTGEKGWWNELIGENKTIDTDTYTVISFNIPGNGFDGNPENLIGNYKDLTTRYIAKLIWKGLHSLNIRQLFAVIGGSIGGGIAWEMAFLRPNSIKHLIPIASDWKSSDWLIANVLVQDQILNNSKNPIHDARMHAMLLYRTPESLKAKFNRTKNDDQDLYQIESWLQYHGKKLESRFELAAYKLMNHLLKTIGEDMDNEQLLAFAEETSAKIHLVGVNSDYFFTAEENRETYKMLKTVKKDVVYSEIQSIHGHDAFLIEFEQLSTILKNIFTTTKLQTILA; encoded by the coding sequence ATGAACGGACTACAAAGAACAGATGTTTTCGATTTCACTCTTGAAAATGGGGTAAATAAAGGATGGGTACCATTGTATTATCAGGTATTCGGCCAGCCAATCGGTACCGCTCCGGTGGTTCTGGTGAATCATGCGTTGACCGGAAATTCACAGGTAACCGGAGAAAAAGGATGGTGGAATGAGCTAATCGGTGAAAATAAAACTATCGATACAGATACGTATACCGTAATCTCCTTTAATATTCCCGGAAATGGTTTCGACGGAAATCCGGAAAATCTAATCGGGAATTATAAGGATTTAACAACAAGGTATATAGCCAAACTCATCTGGAAAGGTCTTCATTCGTTAAATATAAGACAGCTTTTTGCAGTGATTGGAGGAAGTATTGGTGGTGGCATTGCCTGGGAAATGGCTTTTCTGAGACCAAACAGTATTAAGCATTTGATCCCGATTGCTTCCGACTGGAAATCTTCGGATTGGTTGATTGCGAATGTCTTGGTGCAGGATCAGATTCTGAACAACTCAAAAAATCCAATCCACGATGCCCGAATGCACGCTATGTTATTGTACCGAACACCGGAATCACTGAAAGCGAAATTCAACCGTACTAAAAACGATGATCAGGATTTGTATCAGATCGAAAGTTGGCTTCAGTATCACGGAAAAAAACTGGAAAGCCGTTTTGAATTGGCAGCCTACAAATTGATGAATCATTTGTTGAAAACCATTGGAGAGGACATGGATAATGAACAACTGCTGGCTTTCGCAGAAGAAACTTCTGCTAAGATTCATTTGGTGGGAGTGAATTCAGATTATTTCTTCACAGCCGAAGAAAATAGGGAAACTTATAAAATGCTGAAAACTGTAAAAAAAGACGTGGTATACTCGGAAATACAATCCATTCACGGGCACGACGCTTTTTTAATCGAGTTTGAGCAATTAAGCACTATTCTTAAAAACATATTTACAACTACTAAACTACAAACTATACTAGCATGA
- the thrA gene encoding bifunctional aspartate kinase/homoserine dehydrogenase I codes for MKILKFGGKSLAYGEGFDKAISIILDKVNKQEKIAVVVSAIGNATDELEEILEKAKKNEVYREQLENFKNYQSGNSSVDLTSEFTLLEKLFEGVALLGDYSKKIKDNVLAQGEVISGKVVTQALKEKGVNANFSDTRELIKTDAKFGDAQPVDTISRKNVQAHFKNNNGTTVNIVTGFIGSSTDNETTTLGRNGSNFTASLLANYLEAEELQSFTHVDGIFTANPDLVPDAKKIDQLSFEEANEIATFGATILHAKTIIPLIEKKIPLRILNTFNHTHNGTLINAENSRKGIKSLSVLENVVLVNLEGRGLLGKPGIDARIFRALAQNNISVSIISQGSSERGIGLVVDAKDAQKAKDAIEAEFELDFYTQDVSCVYLTENVSVISIIGQELATFNKPYDALIRNQIVPILFNNTVTGKNVSLVVERKQLKKALNVIHSEIFGITKKVNLVIFGHGTVGKTLINQLLESRENIIQRKGLELNIVAIANSRQFIFDSKGIANNWESELQNTTQKSSVEAILNAVKEHHLGNLIAIDTTASKDFVANYVELIKNGFDLVSANKIANTKEYSFYKNLRENLHFYQKNYLYETNVGAGLPLIDTIRLLHHSGENITRIRGVFSGTLSYLFNTFSASDKKFSDVLKEAIEKGFTEPDPREDLNGNDVGRKLLILARELDLINEFSEVKIQNLIPENLREGSVDSFLSQLEELNPIYQNTKTDQFENHVLRYVGDLSGDLSVENGANLEVSLVTVPQESSLGQLKGSDSIFEIYTESYGEHPIVIQGAGAGAAVTARGVFGDILRLAEKIK; via the coding sequence ATGAAAATTTTAAAATTCGGAGGAAAGTCTTTAGCCTATGGCGAGGGTTTCGATAAAGCAATAAGCATCATTTTAGATAAAGTCAATAAGCAGGAGAAAATCGCGGTGGTTGTTTCCGCTATCGGTAATGCCACTGACGAATTAGAGGAAATTCTTGAAAAAGCAAAGAAGAATGAAGTCTACCGCGAGCAATTGGAAAATTTTAAAAACTATCAGAGTGGGAATTCTTCAGTTGATTTGACATCGGAATTCACATTATTGGAAAAATTGTTTGAAGGTGTTGCACTTTTAGGGGATTACAGCAAAAAAATAAAAGACAATGTGTTGGCCCAAGGCGAAGTGATTTCTGGGAAGGTGGTAACGCAGGCATTGAAAGAGAAAGGAGTGAACGCTAATTTTTCAGATACTCGAGAATTGATTAAAACCGATGCTAAATTCGGAGACGCTCAGCCAGTAGACACTATTTCCCGCAAAAATGTGCAGGCGCATTTCAAAAATAACAATGGTACCACGGTAAACATCGTAACAGGTTTTATTGGTTCAAGTACTGATAACGAAACTACCACTTTAGGAAGAAACGGAAGTAATTTTACGGCCTCGTTATTGGCTAATTATCTTGAAGCAGAAGAACTGCAAAGCTTTACTCACGTAGACGGAATCTTTACTGCCAATCCGGATTTAGTGCCGGACGCAAAAAAAATAGATCAGTTGTCTTTTGAGGAAGCCAATGAGATTGCTACTTTCGGAGCTACAATTCTGCATGCAAAAACCATAATCCCGTTGATAGAAAAGAAAATTCCATTGCGAATTTTAAACACATTTAATCATACGCATAACGGGACATTAATCAATGCCGAAAATTCAAGAAAGGGAATCAAATCGCTTTCGGTTTTGGAGAATGTTGTATTGGTGAATCTGGAAGGACGTGGTTTGTTGGGGAAACCCGGAATTGATGCCAGAATCTTCAGGGCTTTGGCACAAAACAACATTAGTGTGAGCATCATTTCACAAGGTTCTTCAGAGCGTGGTATTGGTTTGGTGGTGGATGCGAAAGACGCCCAAAAAGCCAAAGATGCTATTGAGGCCGAATTCGAATTGGATTTCTATACACAAGATGTGAGCTGCGTTTATCTGACAGAAAATGTATCGGTTATTTCAATCATCGGACAGGAGTTGGCTACTTTCAACAAACCTTACGACGCTTTAATCCGTAACCAGATCGTTCCGATTTTATTCAACAATACTGTTACCGGGAAAAATGTGAGTTTGGTGGTAGAGCGAAAACAACTTAAAAAAGCGTTGAATGTTATTCACAGTGAAATCTTCGGCATAACCAAAAAAGTAAATCTGGTGATTTTCGGACACGGGACTGTAGGGAAAACGCTGATCAATCAGTTGTTGGAAAGCCGTGAAAACATTATTCAGCGCAAGGGGCTCGAATTGAATATCGTCGCAATCGCAAATTCCCGTCAGTTTATTTTCGATTCGAAAGGTATTGCCAATAATTGGGAGTCGGAATTGCAAAATACAACTCAAAAATCATCTGTTGAAGCTATCCTAAATGCAGTAAAAGAACATCATTTAGGAAATTTAATCGCAATTGATACTACGGCAAGTAAAGATTTCGTCGCCAATTATGTCGAACTGATCAAAAACGGTTTCGATTTGGTTTCGGCCAATAAAATTGCCAATACTAAAGAATACAGTTTCTATAAAAACCTGCGTGAAAATCTTCATTTCTATCAGAAGAATTATTTGTATGAAACCAACGTGGGTGCCGGATTGCCGCTAATCGACACGATTCGTCTGCTGCATCATTCCGGTGAAAACATTACCCGTATCAGAGGCGTTTTCTCAGGAACACTGAGCTATCTGTTCAATACGTTTTCCGCATCGGATAAAAAATTCAGCGATGTGTTGAAGGAAGCTATTGAAAAAGGATTCACAGAACCGGATCCACGCGAAGATCTGAACGGAAATGATGTGGGCCGAAAATTGTTAATCCTTGCCAGGGAGCTGGACTTAATCAATGAATTCTCCGAAGTGAAAATCCAAAACCTGATTCCGGAAAACTTGCGCGAAGGCAGTGTGGATAGTTTCCTTTCGCAACTGGAAGAGTTGAATCCGATTTACCAAAACACAAAAACAGACCAATTCGAAAATCATGTGTTGCGTTATGTAGGAGATTTGTCAGGTGATTTATCGGTGGAAAACGGTGCTAATCTGGAAGTGAGTCTAGTGACGGTTCCGCAGGAAAGTTCATTGGGACAACTCAAGGGTTCGGATTCCATTTTTGAAATCTACACCGAATCCTATGGCGAACACCCAATCGTAATCCAAGGAGCAGGAGCAGGAGCTGCCGTAACCGCCAGAGGTGTTTTTGGCGATATCTTACGTCTGGCTGAAAAAATTAAATAA